A window of Excalfactoria chinensis isolate bCotChi1 chromosome Z, bCotChi1.hap2, whole genome shotgun sequence contains these coding sequences:
- the LOC140264673 gene encoding uncharacterized protein, with amino-acid sequence MFDTEEEESLTNSSSLLPPSDTEFNQGVRKDNQRLREENQILQQENRFLSVENKAYCQQNQLILRQNKALWEENRNLHEKYVSSSEEKHYEKWQEAFQLRFKARREEDRVLRVREMAFVMQDKARWEVLLAQWEEDKAKFLLKHSIGIEEEKKALCDEKNALTAQQLCLLRENKALHDDREVLYSQRKAILEEQNFLHEWYNILQEKK; translated from the coding sequence ATGTTTGACACAGAGGAAGAGGAGTCTTTAACCAATAGCAGTTCATTACTGCCTCCATCTGACACAGAGTTTAACCAAGGAGTCCGGAAGGACAATCAGAGACTTCGGGAAGAGAATCAAATTCTTCAGCAAGAGAACAGATTCTTGAGTGTCGAGAACAAAGCTTATTGCCAACAGAATCAACTTATCCTAAGACAGAATAAAGCTCTCTGGGAGGAGAATAGAAATCTTCATGAGAAGTATGTAtcatcttcagaagaaaagcactaTGAGAAATGGCAAGAAGCCTTCCAACTACGATTTAAAGCCCGCAGGGAAGAGGATAGAGTTCTCAGAGTACGAGAAATGGCATTTGTGATGCAGGACAAAGCTAGGTGGGAAGTGCTTTTAGCTCAATGGGAGGAAGACAAGGCCAAGTTCCTTCTAAAGCACAGCATAGGCATcgaggaagaaaagaaagctctcTGTGATGAAAAAAATGCCCTCACTGCTCAGCAGCTTTGCCTTCTAAGGGAGAACAAGGCACTTCATGATGACAGGGAGGTCCTATATAGTCAGAGAAAAGCTATCCTAGAGGAGCAAAATTTCCTCCATGAGTGGTATAATATCcttcaagagaagaaataa